A part of Lacinutrix sp. 5H-3-7-4 genomic DNA contains:
- a CDS encoding NifU family protein, which produces MTPFQVTIQETSNNSIIKFELNQFITQHQSFEFNNIDEAKESPLAQELFYLPFVKKVYITSNFIAIERFNIVEWKDVQDEVSEQIKAYLNKGGIVITENATSKKVPVTVYAESTPNPSVIKFVANKKIANAAYEFVTIDDAKPSPLATELFHLPFVKSVFIDENYVSVTKYDVAEWQEITNELREFIRSYIEDGKEIISANAPEAIEKSTKNVDAHFETLDDTSKEIVNILEEYVKPAVASDGGNIQFESYNADTKTVKVILQGACSGCPSSTFTLKNGIENMLKEMLKGKVNTVEAING; this is translated from the coding sequence ATGACTCCTTTTCAAGTAACTATACAAGAAACATCAAATAATTCAATTATAAAATTTGAATTAAATCAGTTTATAACACAACATCAAAGTTTTGAATTTAATAATATAGATGAAGCTAAAGAATCTCCTTTAGCACAAGAGCTTTTCTATTTACCATTTGTGAAAAAAGTTTATATAACTAGTAATTTTATTGCTATTGAACGCTTTAATATTGTTGAGTGGAAAGATGTACAAGACGAAGTTTCAGAACAAATAAAAGCCTATTTAAATAAAGGCGGAATAGTTATTACAGAAAATGCAACTTCTAAAAAAGTGCCTGTTACCGTATATGCAGAAAGCACTCCTAATCCTTCTGTAATTAAATTTGTAGCTAATAAAAAAATAGCTAATGCTGCTTACGAGTTTGTAACAATTGATGACGCAAAACCATCTCCTTTAGCTACAGAATTATTTCACTTACCATTTGTAAAAAGTGTTTTTATAGATGAAAATTATGTTTCAGTTACAAAATACGATGTAGCAGAATGGCAAGAAATAACAAATGAACTAAGAGAGTTTATTCGTTCTTATATTGAAGATGGAAAAGAAATAATTTCGGCAAATGCACCAGAAGCCATTGAGAAGTCTACTAAAAATGTTGATGCTCATTTTGAAACTTTAGATGATACGTCTAAAGAAATAGTAAATATTCTTGAAGAATATGTAAAGCCAGCTGTAGCCAGTGATGGTGGAAATATTCAATTTGAATCATACAATGCAGATACTAAAACTGTAAAAGTAATACTTCAAGGAGCTTGTAGCGGTTGTCCTTCATCTACTTTTACTTTAAAAAATGGTATTGAAAACATGCTAAAGGAAATGCTAAAAGGAAAGGTTAACACAGTTGAAGCTATAAATGGTTAA
- a CDS encoding type IX secretion system membrane protein PorP/SprF has product MRLKKLFILAVSVFFTCQIAEAQEGLPIYSDYLTDNYYLIHPSMAGAANCSKVRVTGRQQWFGDDDAPALLTASVNGRIGESNSGIGAIAYSDKNGFHSQNGVYLTYAYHILFSRSTVDLNQLSFGLSAGALQYKLDESTFLQDGNGDPLISGIEQSATEFNVDFGFSYNLYDFYAHATVKNLLNNDGVNFNNNANGLNFNNLRTYLFSVGNTFSKFNSDWSFEPSVMFMYREATEEASFDFNVKAYKTMDFGKIWGGISYRRSLDGAEFQQGSGVSSQKLQYITPLLGVNVNDFMFAYTYSYQSNSVVFNNGGFHQITLGYNFGCAKERYHCNCPAIN; this is encoded by the coding sequence ATGAGATTAAAAAAGTTATTTATATTAGCGGTTTCAGTGTTCTTTACTTGCCAAATTGCTGAAGCACAAGAAGGTCTTCCAATATATTCAGACTATCTTACAGATAATTATTACTTAATACACCCATCTATGGCTGGAGCAGCTAATTGCTCTAAAGTTAGGGTTACAGGTCGCCAACAATGGTTTGGTGATGATGATGCACCTGCATTATTAACAGCAAGTGTTAACGGTAGAATTGGAGAAAGCAATTCTGGTATTGGTGCTATAGCATATTCAGATAAAAATGGATTTCATTCTCAAAACGGTGTTTATTTAACTTATGCTTATCACATTTTATTTTCAAGAAGTACTGTAGATTTAAATCAATTATCTTTTGGTCTTAGCGCAGGAGCTCTACAATATAAATTAGATGAGTCTACGTTTTTGCAAGATGGAAATGGTGATCCTTTAATTTCTGGAATAGAGCAATCTGCCACAGAGTTTAATGTTGATTTTGGCTTTTCTTATAATTTGTATGATTTTTACGCTCATGCAACCGTTAAAAATTTACTTAATAATGATGGAGTAAATTTTAACAATAATGCTAATGGGCTTAACTTTAATAATCTTAGAACATATTTATTTTCTGTAGGTAATACATTTAGTAAATTTAATAGTGATTGGAGTTTTGAACCTTCAGTTATGTTTATGTATAGAGAAGCTACAGAAGAAGCGTCTTTCGATTTTAACGTTAAAGCCTATAAAACTATGGACTTTGGTAAAATTTGGGGAGGTATTTCATATAGAAGAAGTTTAGATGGAGCAGAGTTTCAACAAGGTTCTGGTGTGAGTAGCCAAAAATTACAATATATAACACCTTTATTAGGCGTTAATGTTAACGACTTTATGTTTGCATATACTTATAGTTACCAATCTAACTCGGTAGTATTTAATAATGGTGGTTTTCACCAAATTACTTTAGGGTATAACTTTGGTTGTGCAAAAGAGCGTTACCACTGTAACTGTCCTGCAATTAACTAA